CAGCAACCATGGATCAGATCAAGAAGGTATGCTTGACCGCTCACCCTGCCTGCCCCTCAATACTGTATGGAAACACCCATGTGTGCGTCTCCGAAGCACATATTGCTGCTGCAAAGCTACCACCATACTCGTCCACGTCGCTACGTTCATCGTATCACCCTCCGACAGCATGCTGACGATCATGCTGTTGGCAGCGTATGAACGCCCTCCGCATTGAGGCCGACGAATCAGCAGCCAAGGTCGAGGAGCTCTCCTCCAAGGTCAAGACACTTGAGCAAGAGAACCTCCAGAAAGAACAAGAGATCACTTCCCTTCAACACAAGAACAGCGTGCTCGAGCAAGAGGTCGAGAAGTTCGAGAAGTTGCACGGCGAAGCTAAGGCTGCAGCGGACGAGAGCGCTCAACATGGCTCCCAGAACGATGCACTGCAGAGGAAGCTGCAACTGCTCGAGGAGGAGGCAGAGGAGAACGACAAGCAATTGAGAGAAACCAACGAGAAGTCAGTACCCTTGAAACCGGACAAAGCCACGAAGCTGTTGAAGCCGAGCGGCCTGCAGAAGATGGTCGATGCTGACAATGTGGAACTCTACAGGCTCCGCCAAACCGACGTCAAGGCTGGTCACTACGAGCGTAAAGTCCAGGCTCTCGAGGCGTCACGCGACCAGTGGGAGACCAAGTACGAGGAGATGGCCAAGAAATATGCCGACACCAAGAAGGAGCTGGACGACTTTGTTGCTGAGATTGGTAACATCTGAGCGACATGCGCTGCATCACGTCCTATGTACCGCTACCTACGACGTGCTAATGTGGGTGCCTAATCTCAAGGGTGCTACGCGATCGAGCTATCGGATCCTTCGGCGGTGAACTTCTCGAGGCCGCTGAAAAGGCAGGTGCTCTAGCAGAGACGCTGAAGTGTGATAAAGCATGACTATGGATGGAGTCAATGCCATTTGCTGCTGTTTGGAGTCATAAGGCTTGCCGGCAGAGAAAGGCCATGCACAGAAGTAGCGATATTGAAAGGTCCCCTCATAGACATGCACAATACCCATCCTTTGAAACTTCATCAACCGAACCACATCAACTTAACCTCCACGATAATGATGCCCAAAGTCTCCCACTTCCTGCACTTTTGAACGGGGAGCAAGAGAAACGATACAGATCAAGCCTCCCGCCGGGCTTTGGCAAACTTCTTATTCTGCGATTTCTGCTTCTGCCGAGTCACGGCCCTCTCCGCCTTACTCTCATACCTAaacttcttcttcttgacctTCTCCTTGTCATCCCAAGGCCGCTTCTTCCTTTGCGGTTTCTTGTCCGTCTCTGCCTTTGCCGCGTACTTTGCTTTCTCAGGCTCCTTATCcacttcttcatcgtctTCGTCACCCATGGCTTCTACTGTGACGGTTGTGTACTTGTCTTCGTCAATATATTCTGCATCGTCTGGTAGGAGTTCCTCCTCGGGTTCTTTCGTCACTGGAGTAGTTGTAGTTGTGTCGTCGAAGCCGGAGAAGGCATCTTCATCTTCGTCTTCCTCGCCGTTTAGGATGGCGTTTTGTTTTCGGAGTTCGTCGTTCACAGCTGCGACGTGGGATTCGAGGTCTTCTTTGCGTTGTTCTCGTAGCTTTTTGAAAATTGTCAGTCCAGAATTTGAAGATGATATGCTCACTTCACGATCCATCATACCTGCTTTCGCTCGCGCACTTTCTCCTCCTTATCGCGCTTTATCGCTGCTTCCTTTGCGGCTTCTTTCCGTGCTGCTTTGCGCTTGGAGAAGCCTGTGAGGTATTCGTCGCGGGCGGAGGAGTCGAATTTTAGCTCCTCCACGGGGCGGTCGACGAGTTTGCGTTTCTTGGTGAAGGGGGCCATTGTCTTAGGCCTGTGGATATGTTGTATGCGATTGTGGTAGAGGTTGTCGCGAAATTTAGATGGAGGTGATCGCGTTCGGATCTTGCCGAGAGCTTCATCATTGAGGCGCATCTCGAAGGCGGCGACATTTATTGCTACACACCAACACATTAACACGATGAAGAGCTCAATACTCCCGCTTCTCCTCGCCGCGAGAACTGCATACGGTCTCCGCGATGCGAGTCCTTTCTTCCTGCTCTCGACTGAGCCGTAAGCTCCATCATCACCTCCAACCACACCCCAGCTAACACCACTTCACAGCATCGATCAAACCACTCTCCAATCGCAACAACTAAGCACATCATCCTCCCTCGAAGACTCCCTCATCGCCTCAATCCCCTGCGATGTCTCCCGCCACATCTTCCTCGAGCAAGCCGGCGTCCGCTCCCACGATCTCACAAAGGGTAGCATGCCACATATGCAGCGCAGGATAGCGGATGGCAAAACGTACAAAAGCGTTGTAGAGATCCCTGAGGTAATGGGCGAGGTCGACGTCCGCAGGATCGCAGCTGGAGTCCGCGAGAGGTGTGAGCGTGATCAGGCGGGCGAGGAGGTTATCTTGAGGTTCCAGACGCTGGTAGGGGAGGAGAAGGTAGAGCAGAGGAGGGATGTGATGAAGGAAGCGGATGATATGATTCAGACGGCACTGCATGGGATGTCAAATTATACTAGTCACGTTCTAGTCTATATTGGTGGATCGATCAGGGAAAGTGAAGGAGAGGGGTACGAGATGGATGAGCCGCCGTTCCATGAGAACATGCACACCGACTTGAAGCGAGACATCGAGCATGGTGCGAGGAGGCGGCAGACGAACGAGCAGGATGATTTCCAGAAGGACCTGCCGTTGTTTGAGAAGTATCAGTTCTTGTCGCCTGGTAAGTCTGCGAGCTCGACGAGGACTTCGTCGTACACATGCTAACGAAGGGGACACAGGTATCTTCATGGGTCTGACAGTGGCTTTGCTGCTCTTCATGATTCTGTACGTGGGCATCTCGGCAATTGCAGGACTTGAGGTGTCGTATATGGCTTTCAGCAAGGAGATGGGACCGCAGGCTCAGAAGAAGCAGCAATAGATGCGGTGCTGCATTGCATGTCACGACAGGGAGAGGCGTTCACAAGTCTGTATTGTGTATAAGAGTTTGTATCAAGGATGGAGTATCTCAGAGCTCAAGCCATTCTCTCTAGAGCGTCATCATCCTGAATCACAGTCAGGCGTGTTTTGTCCACAACTATCCTTCAGGCAAGGTTATGCGCGGTATGTATCGCTTCACGCGATATTCAGGTATGGTCAGTTTCTGAGCTATATACTGGGGTTTGCAGCTGACTACTGATTATACACCATAGGCATGGCGCCGATGCCTAATGCGATGCCCTATCATCTGCCATTCTAGGCCACTCCAACAGCAGACTGCATGGTGGTTTCCGTGTCATCCTTCTGGTCCCTCGTCCGCATCAGTGCTGAGTCGCTTTGCCTCTTCGTGCGTAGCTTCCTCCTCTCACGGACACACATCCCCACCAAAAGGAGCCAGACTGCCAGCAGGATCGACAGATGGAAGACATGCCTTGCTCCAGGATCCGAGATATGCTGCCAGCCACGGTCTCCACTGCTCAATTACTGGATGAATTGATTCACGTCGTCGCTTACACAGGGCCAAGCAATTACCTCCAGCGTGCGGAGCTCCGTGGTGCGTTAACTTGGGAGCACAGGCTCGAGAATCGTGGGGCTCATGTTGCCCGGCGCGATCGTAAAGGGCAAGCCTGTAGATGCGACGATTACCACAAGGAGGCAGTACGTGGTCCTCGGCCGCAGTTGCCCAAACAAATGCCAAGCACTCCGGGTCATTGCATGGCAAGTGGCTTGTACCATGGTATCTGTTTGCAATCATGATGACAACATTTAGAAGTCGCGGAGATCTTGATTTGATAGGTACATGTACGAGCTCGGTACAGATATTGCAAGGTATCCATGGATGTCCTGTTGAGACGTGCATGGCATGTCAATCAATATTACATGTATCATCGAAGGCCGTTCATGGAAGGACCCCCCGGGCCATGCCATGGTCGCGTGGTTGGGGCTGAAACCTTCTTCGTTCGCGTGTTAGTCAGCGCAACAGTGGTCATACCTTACTCCCATCTTGCCTCTTGTTTCCCTCCTGTAACACCGGAGTTGTATGTTCAGATTGGCTCCATGGCGACCGTCGCAAAGCCACTGCACCCGGGCGCGCTGGACGATCCCATGGCCTCTTCACAACCAGCGGTCTC
This genomic window from Fulvia fulva chromosome 4, complete sequence contains:
- a CDS encoding Tropomyosin-1, coding for MDQIKKRMNALRIEADESAAKVEELSSKVKTLEQENLQKEQEITSLQHKNSVLEQEVEKFEKLHGEAKAAADESAQHGSQNDALQRKLQLLEEEAEENDKQLRETNEKLRQTDVKAGHYERKVQALEASRDQWETKYEEMAKKYADTKKELDDFVAEIGNI